One window of Halopseudomonas maritima genomic DNA carries:
- a CDS encoding extracellular solute-binding protein: MRLSLKTCSLALLICASGALQAAPQHAVTLYDEAPKYGADFTHFDYVNPDAPRGGTLRLSGFGSFDSFNGYISRGTAAENLGLIYDTLTFHALDEPFTEYGLVAKSIEKAEDNSWVRYYLRPEARFHDGVGITADDVVFTFNALVEQGAPFYRAYYSDVDQVVADDEHTVTFHFKHSGNRELPLVLGQLPVLPKHYWAERDFSKGSLEPPLGSGPYRITQVRPGRSVTFERVNDYWAADLPVQRGFYNFDKVVTDYYRDTSVILEAFKAGQIDLNEEVAAKNWATGYTSPALSDGRIIKEEIPNHNTQGMQGFVFNLRKAYFADARVRQAIALLFDFEWSNAKLFHGAYTRTTSYFDNSELAARGTPDEEELALLEPLRGQLPEAAFGAAWTPPTTDGSGTVREQRRQAYALLQEAGWQIVDDKLVNAEGEQLSFEFLLVQADFERVLLPFKRNLASLGINLELRRVDVSQYINRLRSRDFDMVVTSFGQSNSPGNEQREYWHSSSADNPGSRNLMGLRDPAIDALVEGLIQADSRDSLVTHTRALDRALRSLHLVVPNWYTNVYRVAYWDKFGHPAKSPKYSLGLFTWWVDAERDARLQGHQQQVAPSAEGAE, from the coding sequence ATGCGACTCTCGTTGAAAACCTGTAGCCTGGCTCTGCTGATATGCGCTAGCGGCGCGTTGCAGGCCGCACCACAACACGCCGTCACGCTCTATGATGAGGCGCCCAAGTATGGCGCAGACTTCACCCACTTCGATTACGTCAACCCGGACGCCCCCAGGGGCGGCACTCTGCGACTGTCCGGTTTCGGCAGCTTTGACTCCTTCAATGGCTACATCAGCCGGGGCACCGCCGCCGAAAACCTTGGTCTGATCTACGACACCCTGACCTTCCACGCGCTGGACGAGCCCTTTACCGAGTACGGCCTGGTGGCCAAGAGCATCGAAAAGGCCGAGGACAACAGCTGGGTGCGCTATTACCTGCGACCAGAAGCTCGCTTTCACGATGGCGTCGGCATTACTGCCGACGATGTGGTATTCACCTTCAACGCCCTGGTTGAACAAGGCGCCCCCTTCTACCGCGCCTACTACAGCGATGTAGATCAGGTGGTCGCCGACGATGAACATACCGTCACCTTTCACTTCAAGCACAGCGGCAACCGCGAGCTGCCGCTGGTGCTGGGGCAACTGCCGGTACTGCCCAAGCACTACTGGGCCGAGCGCGACTTCAGCAAAGGCTCCCTGGAGCCGCCGCTGGGCAGCGGCCCCTACCGCATCACCCAGGTACGCCCCGGACGCAGCGTGACCTTCGAGCGCGTCAACGACTACTGGGCCGCGGACCTGCCCGTGCAACGTGGTTTCTACAACTTCGACAAGGTGGTGACCGACTACTACCGCGACACCAGCGTGATTCTCGAAGCCTTCAAGGCCGGACAGATTGACCTGAACGAGGAAGTGGCCGCCAAGAACTGGGCGACCGGCTACACCAGCCCGGCCCTGAGCGACGGGCGCATCATCAAAGAAGAAATCCCCAATCACAACACCCAGGGTATGCAAGGCTTTGTCTTCAACCTGCGCAAAGCCTACTTTGCCGATGCCAGAGTACGTCAGGCGATTGCCCTGCTATTCGACTTTGAATGGTCCAACGCCAAGCTGTTTCACGGTGCCTACACCCGCACCACCAGCTACTTCGACAACTCGGAATTGGCTGCGCGCGGCACGCCCGATGAAGAAGAGTTGGCACTGCTGGAGCCGCTGCGCGGGCAACTACCCGAAGCCGCCTTTGGCGCAGCCTGGACGCCACCCACCACCGATGGCAGCGGCACCGTGCGCGAACAGCGCCGTCAAGCCTATGCACTGCTGCAGGAGGCTGGCTGGCAGATCGTTGACGACAAGCTGGTCAACGCCGAAGGTGAGCAACTGAGCTTCGAGTTTCTGCTGGTGCAGGCTGATTTCGAGCGCGTCCTGCTGCCCTTCAAGCGCAACCTGGCATCGCTGGGCATCAACCTGGAGCTGCGCCGGGTAGACGTGTCTCAATACATCAACCGCCTGCGCTCGCGCGACTTCGACATGGTGGTCACCAGCTTTGGCCAGTCCAACTCTCCCGGTAACGAGCAGCGCGAGTATTGGCACAGCTCCAGCGCCGACAACCCGGGCAGCCGCAACCTCATGGGGCTGCGCGACCCGGCAATCGATGCCCTGGTCGAAGGTCTGATTCAGGCGGACTCACGCGACAGTCTGGTCACCCACACCCGCGCACTGGATAGGGCCCTGCGCTCACTGCACCTGGTGGTGCCCAACTGGTACACCAACGTCTATCGCGTTGCCTACTGGGACAAGTTCGGCCACCCGGCCAAATCGCCAAAATACAGCCTGGGCCTGTTTACCTGGTGGGTTGATGCCGAGCGCGATGCGCGCCTGCAAGGCCATCAGCAACAGGTAGCACCCAGCGCCGAGGGAGCCGAATAA
- a CDS encoding ABC transporter ATP-binding protein encodes MSEQPLISIRNLSVAFRQGDDSVLAVKDVSFDIQPGQTLALVGESGSGKSVTAHSILRLLPYPLASHPSGSIEFQGSDLLKAGENQLRKVRGNRISMIFQEPMSSLNPLHSVERQIGEVLALHKGLNKAQARERTLELLELVGIPEPRKRLGAYPHELSGGQRQRVMIAMALANEPELLIADEPTTALDVTVQLKILELLKELQQKLGMAMLLISHDLNLVRKIAHRVCVMYRGDVVEENDCATLFSKPQHDYTRQLLAADPSGEPVPVDPNAEDILRAEQVRVWFPIKKGVLRRTVDHVKAVTDISFSLPRGQTLGIVGESGSGKTTLGMAILRLIDSQGLIECDGKRLDGLSQQEVRPLRRELQVVFQDPYGSLSPRMSVGQIISEGLEIHRIGNEAEREQMVIQALQEVGLDPETRHRYPHEFSGGQRQRISIARALVLKPKLILLDEPTSALDRTVQGQVVELLRNLQQKYNLTYLFISHDLAVVKVLSHQLMVIRQGEVVEQGPAGDIFASAQHAYTRQLLEAAFALPQTDNRADTAMH; translated from the coding sequence ATGAGCGAACAACCTTTGATCAGCATCCGCAATCTCAGCGTCGCCTTCCGGCAGGGCGATGACAGCGTTCTGGCGGTCAAGGATGTCAGCTTTGACATTCAGCCCGGCCAGACCCTGGCGCTGGTCGGTGAGAGCGGCTCCGGCAAGTCGGTCACCGCGCACTCCATTCTGCGCCTGTTGCCCTACCCGCTCGCCTCACACCCCAGCGGCAGCATCGAGTTTCAAGGCAGCGACCTGCTCAAGGCTGGCGAAAACCAGCTGCGCAAGGTCCGTGGCAACCGCATCTCGATGATCTTTCAGGAGCCCATGAGCTCGCTCAACCCGCTGCACAGCGTAGAGCGGCAGATTGGTGAGGTGCTCGCTCTGCACAAGGGACTGAACAAGGCGCAGGCGCGCGAACGCACGCTGGAGCTGCTGGAGCTGGTGGGCATTCCAGAGCCACGCAAGCGCCTGGGCGCCTACCCCCATGAGCTGTCTGGTGGCCAGCGCCAGCGCGTGATGATCGCCATGGCGCTGGCCAATGAACCGGAGCTGCTGATTGCCGACGAGCCGACCACCGCGCTGGATGTCACGGTACAGCTGAAAATCCTCGAACTACTCAAGGAGCTGCAGCAGAAACTCGGCATGGCCATGCTGCTGATCAGCCACGATCTGAACCTGGTCCGCAAAATTGCCCACCGGGTATGTGTCATGTATCGCGGAGACGTCGTCGAAGAGAACGATTGCGCTACTCTGTTCAGCAAGCCGCAGCACGACTACACCCGTCAGCTGTTGGCTGCAGACCCGAGCGGCGAGCCGGTTCCGGTCGATCCGAATGCAGAGGATATTCTGCGGGCGGAGCAGGTGCGGGTGTGGTTTCCGATCAAAAAAGGCGTGCTGCGACGTACCGTTGATCACGTCAAGGCGGTCACCGACATCAGCTTCAGCCTGCCCCGTGGGCAGACCCTGGGCATTGTCGGTGAAAGCGGCTCGGGCAAGACCACGCTGGGCATGGCGATCCTGCGGCTGATCGACAGCCAGGGCCTGATCGAATGTGACGGCAAGCGCCTGGACGGGCTTAGCCAACAGGAGGTACGCCCGCTGCGCCGCGAGCTGCAGGTGGTTTTTCAGGATCCGTACGGTAGTCTGAGCCCGCGCATGTCCGTCGGTCAGATCATCAGCGAAGGGCTGGAGATTCACCGCATCGGCAATGAGGCAGAGCGTGAACAGATGGTGATTCAGGCCTTGCAGGAAGTTGGTCTGGATCCGGAGACCCGGCACCGCTATCCGCACGAGTTTTCCGGCGGCCAGCGCCAACGGATCTCGATTGCCCGAGCACTGGTGCTCAAGCCCAAGCTGATCCTGCTGGATGAGCCGACCTCAGCGCTCGATCGCACGGTACAGGGGCAGGTAGTTGAGCTGCTGCGCAATCTGCAGCAGAAGTACAATCTGACGTATTTGTTTATCAGTCACGACCTGGCAGTGGTCAAGGTTCTCAGCCATCAGTTGATGGTGATCCGCCAGGGCGAAGTAGTAGAACAGGGACCGGCAGGCGACATCTTCGCTTCTGCGCAGCACGCGTATACGCGGCAGCTGTTGGAAGCGGCCTTTGCCCTGCCGCAAACCGATAACAGGGCCGATACGGCCATGCACTAA
- a CDS encoding ABC transporter permease, protein MRLFNLSPLNQRRFARFRANRRGWWSLHLFMVLFVLSLGAELIANDKPLAVGYQGELYFPVFKRYPETAFGGEFPIEADYRSPYVQELITEAGDGWMLWPPIPYHYDTINYDLQVPAPAPPSADNWLGTDDQARDVMSRVIYGFRISVLFALTLTIFSSIIGVIAGAVQGFYGGRIDLFGQRFIEVWSGLPVLYLLIILASFVQPNFWWLLGIMLLFSWMALVDVVRAEFLRGRNLEYVRAARALGASNQVIMFRHILPNAMVATLTFFPFILTGGVITLTSLDFLGFGLPPGAPSLGELIAQGKSNLQAPWLGITAFVVLSLMLSLLVFIGEALRDAFDPRK, encoded by the coding sequence ATGCGTCTATTCAATCTGTCCCCGCTCAATCAGCGCCGCTTTGCGCGCTTTCGTGCCAACCGCCGCGGCTGGTGGTCGTTACACCTGTTCATGGTGCTATTCGTCCTCAGCCTGGGCGCCGAGCTGATTGCCAACGACAAGCCACTGGCCGTGGGCTATCAGGGCGAGCTGTACTTTCCGGTGTTCAAACGCTATCCGGAAACCGCCTTTGGCGGCGAGTTTCCGATCGAAGCCGACTACCGCAGCCCCTACGTGCAGGAGCTGATTACCGAGGCAGGCGATGGCTGGATGCTCTGGCCACCCATTCCCTATCACTACGACACCATCAACTACGACCTGCAGGTGCCTGCCCCTGCGCCGCCTTCGGCGGATAACTGGCTGGGCACCGATGATCAGGCGCGGGACGTGATGTCACGGGTGATCTACGGCTTCCGTATCTCGGTGCTGTTTGCCCTGACGCTGACCATCTTCAGCTCGATCATCGGCGTCATTGCCGGCGCGGTGCAGGGCTTCTACGGCGGGCGCATAGACCTGTTCGGCCAGCGTTTCATCGAGGTCTGGTCCGGCCTGCCGGTGCTCTACCTGCTGATCATTCTGGCCAGCTTCGTACAGCCCAACTTCTGGTGGCTGCTGGGCATCATGCTGCTGTTCTCCTGGATGGCACTGGTGGACGTGGTGCGTGCCGAATTCCTGCGCGGACGCAATCTGGAGTACGTGCGCGCCGCCCGCGCCCTGGGTGCCAGCAACCAGGTGATCATGTTCAGGCACATTCTGCCCAACGCCATGGTCGCCACCCTGACCTTCTTCCCCTTTATTCTGACCGGTGGCGTCATCACCCTGACCTCGCTCGACTTTCTGGGCTTTGGCCTGCCACCCGGCGCGCCATCGCTGGGCGAGCTGATTGCCCAGGGCAAGAGCAACTTGCAGGCGCCCTGGCTGGGGATTACCGCCTTTGTCGTGCTGTCGCTGATGCTCAGCCTGCTGGTGTTTATCGGCGAAGCGCTGCGTGATGCCTTTGACCCAAGGAAATGA
- a CDS encoding extracellular solute-binding protein translates to MSRTLCLALLLITAPSSWATLYHQHGYSLYGQPKYPANFEHLDYVNPDAPKGGTLRVMGNGTFDTLNPYTLKGTSPINTGDFAQFGISELNEPLMVGSGIYDPSADEPYSAYGLIAESLEFADNRSWVVFNLRPEARFHDGEPITADDVAFSYRLLKEQGHPNYRSVLQDVSRIDILGERRIRFIFSRPGNSMLILRLGELPVLPAHYWQGRDFATTTFQAGLNSGPYRVSSVDPGRRISFQRVEDYWGRDLPINRGKYNLDRMEVEFYRDNSVAFEAFKAGEFDIYIDRKAANWANAYAFPAVASGDVIKRAVPHEIPSPTQAMFFNTRRTPFDSLPLRKALGMLFDFEWSNRVLFYDAYRRSQSYYPNSPFSATGLPAGQEFLYLSPFREQLPSELFLQPFSLPVTDGRGIPRDTLREAVELFAEAGWRLRQGRLQNDQGQDLRFEMLLVNPSLERILQPYRANLARLGIDMQIRTVDRAQYKARLDQFDYDMILTTLPQGLSPGLEQFSYFHSSQRNVKGSRNYAGINNPVVDSLVEQLRAASSRSEQVAAARALDRVLLWHHYTIPNWYVDYHRIAYRSWLRTPEIAPYSLSIRSWWQAPAQQ, encoded by the coding sequence CTGTCTCGAACGCTATGTCTGGCGCTACTACTGATCACCGCCCCGTCCAGCTGGGCCACGCTCTACCATCAGCACGGCTACTCGCTTTACGGCCAGCCCAAATACCCTGCCAACTTCGAGCATCTGGATTACGTCAACCCGGACGCGCCCAAGGGCGGCACGCTGCGCGTTATGGGTAACGGCACCTTTGACACCCTCAACCCCTACACCCTCAAAGGCACCAGCCCGATCAACACCGGCGACTTTGCGCAGTTTGGCATCAGCGAGTTGAACGAGCCGTTGATGGTGGGCAGCGGTATCTATGACCCCTCTGCTGACGAGCCTTATTCGGCCTACGGCCTGATCGCCGAAAGCCTGGAGTTTGCCGACAACCGCAGCTGGGTGGTGTTCAATTTGCGGCCCGAGGCGCGTTTCCACGACGGCGAGCCGATTACCGCCGACGACGTGGCCTTTTCCTACCGCCTGCTCAAAGAGCAGGGTCACCCCAACTACCGCTCGGTGCTGCAAGACGTCAGTCGCATCGACATCCTGGGCGAGCGCCGCATTCGCTTTATCTTCAGCCGCCCCGGCAATTCAATGCTGATCCTGCGTCTGGGCGAACTGCCGGTGCTGCCGGCGCACTACTGGCAGGGCCGAGACTTTGCCACCACCACGTTCCAGGCCGGCCTCAACAGCGGCCCCTATCGGGTCAGCAGCGTGGACCCCGGCCGGCGCATCAGTTTTCAGCGGGTGGAGGATTACTGGGGCCGCGACCTGCCTATCAACCGAGGCAAGTACAACCTGGACCGCATGGAAGTGGAGTTTTACCGCGACAACAGCGTCGCCTTTGAAGCCTTCAAGGCCGGCGAATTCGATATTTACATCGACCGCAAAGCGGCCAACTGGGCCAACGCCTACGCCTTTCCGGCGGTGGCCAGCGGCGACGTAATCAAGCGCGCGGTACCCCACGAGATACCCAGCCCTACCCAGGCGATGTTCTTCAATACCCGTCGCACCCCGTTCGACAGCCTGCCGCTGCGCAAGGCACTGGGCATGCTATTCGACTTTGAGTGGTCCAACCGGGTGCTGTTCTACGATGCCTACCGGCGCTCGCAAAGCTACTATCCCAATAGCCCGTTCAGCGCGACAGGCCTGCCTGCCGGGCAGGAGTTCCTGTACCTGTCACCCTTTCGCGAGCAACTGCCCTCGGAACTCTTCCTGCAGCCATTCAGTCTACCCGTGACCGACGGGCGCGGCATTCCGCGCGATACCCTGCGTGAAGCGGTGGAGCTGTTTGCCGAAGCCGGCTGGAGGCTGCGCCAGGGGCGCCTGCAGAACGATCAGGGCCAGGATTTGCGGTTTGAAATGCTGCTGGTCAACCCCAGTCTGGAACGTATCCTGCAGCCCTACCGGGCAAATCTGGCGCGTTTGGGCATCGATATGCAGATTCGTACCGTGGACCGGGCGCAATACAAGGCACGACTGGACCAGTTTGACTACGACATGATTCTGACCACCCTGCCACAAGGGCTTTCACCTGGTCTGGAGCAGTTCAGCTACTTTCACTCCAGCCAGCGCAACGTCAAAGGCAGCCGCAATTACGCGGGTATCAACAACCCGGTCGTGGACAGTCTGGTCGAACAGCTTCGGGCGGCCAGCAGCCGCAGCGAGCAGGTAGCGGCTGCACGGGCCCTCGACAGGGTTTTGCTGTGGCACCACTATACGATTCCGAACTGGTATGTCGATTACCACCGCATCGCCTACCGCAGCTGGCTCCGCACGCCGGAGATTGCACCCTACTCGCTGTCGATTCGCAGTTGGTGGCAAGCGCCGGCGCAACAATAG
- a CDS encoding microcin C ABC transporter permease YejB: MLAYIIRRLLLIIPTLFGILLINFLIIQAAPGGPVEQMIANLEGFEGSATSRVGGGGSEVASGGNYRGAQGLDPDIIAEIERMYGFDKPAHERFWLMIKGYLQFDFGDSFFRDAKVTDLILEKMPVSISLGLWTTLLTYLISIPLGIRKAIKHGSAFDVWTSSLIIVGYAIPGFLLAILLIVLFAGGSYLDWFPLRGLTSNNFEQMSTGEQILDYFWHLVLPIFAMVVGSFATLTMLTKNCFLDEIGKQYVVTARAKGLSERRVLYGHVFRNAMLLIIAGFPSALISIFFTGSLLIEVIFSLDGLGLLGFEAAINRDYPVMFGTLYIFTLVGLVVKLIGDIAYTLVDPRIDFSSREG; encoded by the coding sequence ATGCTGGCTTACATCATTCGCCGTTTGCTGCTGATTATTCCGACCCTGTTCGGCATCCTGCTGATCAACTTCCTGATCATCCAGGCCGCACCCGGCGGCCCCGTCGAGCAGATGATTGCCAACCTCGAAGGCTTTGAGGGCAGCGCCACCAGCCGGGTCGGCGGGGGCGGCAGTGAAGTGGCCAGCGGCGGCAACTATCGCGGCGCCCAGGGGCTGGACCCGGACATCATCGCCGAGATCGAGCGCATGTACGGCTTTGACAAGCCCGCCCATGAGCGCTTCTGGCTGATGATCAAGGGCTACCTGCAGTTCGACTTTGGCGACAGTTTCTTTCGCGACGCCAAGGTCACCGACCTGATTCTGGAGAAGATGCCCGTTTCCATTTCGCTGGGGCTATGGACCACCCTGCTGACCTACCTGATTTCCATCCCGCTTGGCATTCGCAAGGCCATCAAGCACGGCTCCGCCTTTGATGTCTGGACCAGCTCGCTGATCATTGTCGGTTACGCCATCCCCGGCTTTTTGCTGGCGATTCTGCTGATCGTGCTGTTTGCCGGCGGCAGCTATCTGGACTGGTTCCCGCTGCGCGGGCTGACCTCTAACAACTTCGAGCAGATGAGTACCGGCGAGCAGATTCTCGACTACTTCTGGCACCTGGTGCTGCCGATCTTTGCCATGGTGGTAGGCAGCTTTGCCACCCTGACCATGCTGACCAAGAACTGCTTTCTCGACGAGATCGGCAAGCAATACGTGGTCACCGCCCGCGCCAAGGGGCTCTCCGAGCGCCGCGTGCTCTACGGCCATGTGTTTCGTAATGCCATGCTGCTGATCATTGCCGGCTTCCCGTCGGCGCTGATCAGCATCTTCTTCACCGGCTCGCTGCTGATCGAGGTGATTTTCTCCCTCGATGGCCTCGGCCTGCTCGGCTTTGAAGCGGCGATCAACCGCGACTACCCGGTGATGTTCGGCACGCTCTACATCTTCACACTGGTCGGTCTGGTGGTGAAGCTGATCGGCGATATCGCCTACACCCTGGTCGATCCGCGTATCGACTTTTCCAGCCGGGAGGGTTGA
- the fabI gene encoding enoyl-ACP reductase FabI has translation MGFLSGKRVLIVGVASKLSIASGIAAAMHREGAELAFTYQNEKLKGRVEEFAAGWGSGPELCFPCDVADDAEIEQVFVELAKKWDGLDCIVHSVGFAPGDQLDGNFAEVTTREGFRIAHDISAYSFVALAKAGREMMKGRNGSLLTLSYLGAERTMPNYNVMGMAKASLEAGVRYLATSLGPEGTRVNAISAGPIRTLAASGIKSFRKMLAHNAAQTPLRRNVTIEEVGNVGAFLCSDLASGMSGEITYVDGGFNITAMGGLEE, from the coding sequence ATGGGATTTCTCAGCGGAAAGCGCGTACTCATCGTTGGCGTAGCCAGCAAACTGTCCATTGCCTCCGGCATCGCCGCGGCCATGCACCGCGAGGGCGCCGAACTGGCCTTCACCTATCAGAACGAAAAGCTGAAAGGCCGGGTTGAAGAATTCGCGGCCGGCTGGGGCTCCGGTCCTGAGCTGTGCTTCCCCTGCGATGTGGCCGACGACGCCGAGATCGAACAGGTGTTCGTCGAACTGGCCAAGAAGTGGGACGGCCTGGACTGCATCGTTCACTCAGTCGGCTTTGCCCCGGGTGACCAGCTGGACGGCAACTTCGCCGAAGTCACCACCCGTGAAGGCTTCCGCATTGCCCATGACATCAGCGCCTACAGCTTTGTAGCCCTGGCCAAGGCTGGCCGCGAGATGATGAAAGGCCGCAACGGCAGCCTGCTGACGCTGTCTTACCTGGGCGCCGAGCGCACCATGCCCAACTACAACGTCATGGGCATGGCCAAAGCCAGTCTGGAAGCCGGTGTTCGCTACCTGGCCACCAGTCTGGGCCCGGAAGGCACCCGCGTAAACGCTATCTCTGCCGGCCCAATTCGCACCCTGGCGGCCTCCGGCATCAAAAGCTTCCGCAAGATGCTGGCCCACAACGCCGCGCAAACCCCGCTGCGTCGCAACGTCACCATCGAAGAGGTCGGCAACGTCGGCGCCTTCCTCTGCTCCGACCTGGCCTCCGGTATGTCCGGTGAAATCACCTACGTGGACGGTGGCTTCAACATCACCGCCATGGGTGGTCTGGAAGAATAA